The region GGTGTGATGAAGCGGATACTGGTCACGGGGGCGACAGGCGGCCTGGGGCGCAATGCCGTGCACTTCCTGCTGGCGCAGGGCGTGGACGTGCGCGCCAGCGGCCGCAACCTGGCCGTTGGCCGCGAACTCGAACGCCTGGGCGCCCAGTTCGTGCCGCTGGACCTGGCGCTAGCCACGCCGCAGCAGGCCGACCAGCTGGTGCGCGGCATGGACGCCGTCTGGCACTGCGCCGCGCTGTCCTCGCCGTGGGGGCTGGAACGCGACTTTATCGCCGCCAACGTCACCGCCACCGGCCAGCTGCTGCGCGCGGCGGCCGCCTCGCATGTGGCGCGCTTCGTGCACATCTCGACACCGGCCCTGTATTTCGACTACCGCAACCGTTACGAAGTACCGGAAACCTTCCGCCCCGATACCTATGTGAACGCCTATGCGCGCACCAAGGCGATGGCGGAAAAACTGGTGCAGGAGGCGGCCGACAAGCATCGCCAGATGCTGTGCGTGATTCTGCGTCCGCGCGCCATCTTCGGCCCGCACGACCAGGTGCTGATCCCGCGCCTGGCGCGCGTGCTGCAAGAGCGTCGCGGCAAGCTGCCGCTGCCCAATGGCGGCGCGGCCACCATCGACATCACCTATGTCGACAATGTGGTGCACGCCATGTGGCTGGCCACCCTGCACAAGACGCTGGCGTCGGGCGGCGCCTTCAATATCACCAACTGCGAACCGGCGCGCCTGTGCGATATCTTGCGCAGCCTGTTCTGCGACCAGCTGCGCCAGCCGTTCGAGATCGTCAGCATGCCGTACCGGGTACTGGCGGTGGTGGCCCGGCTGATGCAGTTTGCTTCGCGCTTTACGCGGCGCGAACCGGCGCTCACCCCCTACAGCATCGGCGCGCTCAGCTTCGACATGACGCTCGATAACGCCAAGGCGCGCAAGGTGCTGGGCTATCGCCCCATCGTCAGCCTGCAGGACGGCATCGCCCGCACCGCGCAATGGATGCGCCAGGAAGCGGCCGCGCAGCGCGTGCCCAAGGAGCGCAATGGCTAGCATCACCGCCTTTCGCGTCGGTCACTGTACCCACCCCTCCTGCATGGTCCTGAAAGGCAGCGGTTTCGCCAGCCGCTGCTTCCCCTCGCGCGCCTACCTGATCGAGACGCGCGCGGGCCTGTACCTGTGGGATACCGGTTATGCCGACCATTTTCGTACTGCCACGTCAAAAGGCGTGTACCGCATGTATGCCTGGGTCACGCCGGTGGTGTTCGACGCCCACGAGTCCCTGCAGGGCCAGCTGCGTGCGCATGGCGTGTCGCCCGGCGATATCCATACCCTGCTGCTGTCGCATTTTCACGCCGACCATATCGCCGGCATGCGCGATTTTCCGCAGGCGCGGCTGATGGCCTCGAAGACGGGCTGGGACGCCGTGCGCGGCCTGTCCGGCATCGCCGCCGTGCGCCAGGCCTTTGTGCCGGAGCTGTTGCCAGCAGATATAGCCGATCGCCTGGCGTTTGTGGAAAGCGTGCCCGAGACCGCCTTGCCGGCGGCCTTGCAGCCGTTCACGACGGGGCGCGATGTCAGCGGCACCGGCGAGATTTATATTGTCGAGCTGCCCGGCCACGCCATCGGCCACCTGGGCGCGTTCGTTCTGCAGGACGGGGGCTGGACCCTGCTGGCGTCGGATGCGGCCTGGGTGCCGGAAAGCTTCCAGCAGCTGCGCGGCCCATCCGAGCTGTCCTTTATCATCCAGCACAAGCGCGCACCGTACTACGAGACGCTGAACCGCCTGCACCAACTGCACCAAGGCGGCCAGGCGCAGATCCGCATCACGCATGAAGATACGGATGACTATGCGCCCGTGGCGGGCCGGTCTTGAAGCGCATTATCTGGCTGCTGCTGTCGTACTGGCGCACGCGCCGCCTGCGCTTTGCGGATCGCGCGCAGCTGGACGCCTATCAGAAAAAAAAGCTGACAGCGTTTATGGCCACGCTGTGCGCGCGCAGCCGCTACTTTGCGCCGTTCCGCGCGCTGCCGCTGGCGCAATGGCCGACCATGAACAAGGCGCTGATGCTGGAGCACTTCGATACGATGAACACGGCGGGAGTCCGGCTGGCGCCGGCGATGGAGGCGGCCATGGCGGCCGAGCGCAGCCGCGACTTCACGCCCGCCGTGGGCGATATCACGGTGGGCCTGTCGTCGGGCACCTCGTCTCAGCGCGCCGTGTTTACCGTCAGCCCCCGTGAAAAAGCCCAGTGGGCCGGCGTGATGCTGGCCAAGGCGCTGCCCGACGGTCTGTTTTCGGGCGAGCGGGTGGCCTTGTTCCTGCGCGCGAACAGCAATCTGTACACGGCCGTGCGCTCGCCATGGCTCACCTTTGCCTTCTACGATCTGTTCCAGCCGTTCGATACGCTGTGCGCCGAACTGGTGCTCTACAAACCGTCGGTCATTGTCGCGCCGGCCCAGGTGCTGCGCCAGCTGGCGCTGGGCGTGATCGAAGGGACGCTGGCCCTGGCGCCGAAAAAAGTCATCTCGGTGGCCGAAGTGCTGGAAGCGCAGGACCGCGCGCTGATCACGCAGGCATTCGGCGCCGTGCATGAAATCTACCAGGCCACCGAGGGTTTTCTGGCCAGCAGCTGCGACCATGGCGTGCTGCACCTGAACGAGGAATACGTGCATGTCGAGCCGCAGTGGCTCGACGAACAACAGCGCCGCTTCGTGCCCGTGATTACCGACTTTACCCGCATCACGCAACCCATCGTGCGCTACCGGCTCGACGATATCCTGCTGGCGCGCGCCACGCCGTGCCCGTGCGGGCGCGTCACGCGCGCCATTGACGGCATCGAAGGGCGCTGCGACGATATGCTGGTGCTGCCGGCCACGGACGGCAAGAATATCTCCGTCTTTGCCGATGTGCTCACGCGCGCGTTTGCGCAGGCCTTGCCGGCCGATGGCGACTATCGGCTGGTGCAGCAGGGAGAGGCCACCTTGCAGCTGCATGCGAACCAGGACGATGCGGCCCTGGCCGCGTTGAAAGCCCACCTGGAAGGCGTATTGCGTGGTTTGGGCGTGGCCATCGAACGGCTGGACTGGGCCGTGAGCCGTGACTTGCCCGCTTTTGATCCCACCATGAAACGGCGCCGTATCCGGCGTGTGCCTTGACCATGACCTTGTTGACACGTTTGTTTTACCTGCTGGCCGGTTGGGGCAGCGTGGGCCTGGTATATTTTTCCAGCGACTGGTTACAGGGGCAGGGCGCGCTTTTGCCCCATATACTGCCCGAGACCTTGATCGACCGCGCGATTGCCTATAGCGACGCGGCGATCTGGCTGTACCTGTCCTTCTTTATCCTGATCCCGTACACCTATCTGGTCGTCAGCCCGGCGCGCGTGCGCTGGCTGGCGCGCGCCATGGCGGTGTCGGCGCTGATCTGCGGCCTGGTGTTTCTGCTCTATCCGACCACGCTGGCCTATCCACCGGTGGGCGACGGCATGGGCTGGAGCACGCAGATGCTGCGCATGCTTCAGACGATGGATTCCACGCAAAACTGCCTGCCCTCGCTGCATGGCGCCCTGACTCTGCTGTGCGCCTGGGCGCTGTTCGAGCGCGAGCGGCCGATGCGTTCCCTGCTGGCCGTCTTGCTCACGCTGGGCATCTGCTACGCCATTATCGCGCTGCGCCGCCATGTCAGCATCGACCTGGGCGCCGGCCTGCTGGTGGGCCTGGCGAGCGGCGCGCTGGCGAAAATGCGCGTATCCTCGGCAGATCGTCGCGACATTTCCCCGGAAATTGCACCATGACCCTCAATCCCTTTGCCCTCACTTTCGTCATCATGCTCGCCTTTGTGCTGGCCGAACTCCTGATACTCAAATGGGTACGCAAGACGCCGGTGCCATGGAAGGACGTGATCTTCAACCTCAATTCAGGCCATATCCTGATGTGGGTATTTCGCGGCGTGGAAGTGGCGGCCTTCGCCCTGCTGCTGCGCCATGCCAACCTGCATATCGTCGACCAGTGGCCGGTGGCCGCGCAGTGGCTGTTCGCCTTTGTCGCCTGGGATCTGTGCTTTTACTGGATGCACCGGCTGCACCACAAGATACCGCTGCTGTGGGCCGTGCACGTGGTGCACCACCAGGGCGAACATTTCAACCTGTCGCTGGGCGTGCGCAATTCCTGGTATTCGTCGCTGACCAATTTTCCGTTTATCGCCATCCTGGCCGTGCTGGGGCTACCGCTGGAGATTTTCGTCGTGATCTCGTCGCTGCATTATTCGGTGCAGTTCTACAACCACAATGCGCTGGTCAACAAGTCCGGCATTCTCGATAAAATCATGGTCACGCCCTCGCACCACCGGGTCCATCACGGCACCGACAAGCGCTATATCAACCGCAATTTCGGCGGCACCCTGCTGCTGTGGGACAAGCTGTTCGGCAGCTTCCAGCCCGAACTCGACGGCGTGGAAATGCGCTATGGCGTCAAAGGCACGACGCCGACCCATAACCCGCTATTGGCCAGCAACGGCAAATTGTTCAAGTGGCTGCGCGCCCGCTTTCCCGACTGGCAGTCGCGCGGCGTGTTCCACGTGCCCGAACTGTATATCGGCATCGGCGGCGTGATCCTGTTTGGCCTGGTGATTTATTACGTCAACCATGAAGCGGCATGGACCGCCGCGCAGCAAACAACGCTGTTTGCGCTGATCTTTGCCGGCACCCTGGCGCTGGGCGGCCTGTCGGATGCGCGCCGCTGGGGCGCGATGGCGTGGATCGCCATCTGCCTGGCGCTGCCGCTGCTGTTCCTGTTCTGGCAGGGCGCGCGCGATGCCTGGGGCGTGATCTTCATGGGCCTGCTGCTGGT is a window of Janthinobacterium sp. J1-1 DNA encoding:
- a CDS encoding NAD(P)-dependent oxidoreductase, which produces MKRILVTGATGGLGRNAVHFLLAQGVDVRASGRNLAVGRELERLGAQFVPLDLALATPQQADQLVRGMDAVWHCAALSSPWGLERDFIAANVTATGQLLRAAAASHVARFVHISTPALYFDYRNRYEVPETFRPDTYVNAYARTKAMAEKLVQEAADKHRQMLCVILRPRAIFGPHDQVLIPRLARVLQERRGKLPLPNGGAATIDITYVDNVVHAMWLATLHKTLASGGAFNITNCEPARLCDILRSLFCDQLRQPFEIVSMPYRVLAVVARLMQFASRFTRREPALTPYSIGALSFDMTLDNAKARKVLGYRPIVSLQDGIARTAQWMRQEAAAQRVPKERNG
- a CDS encoding MBL fold metallo-hydrolase; this translates as MASITAFRVGHCTHPSCMVLKGSGFASRCFPSRAYLIETRAGLYLWDTGYADHFRTATSKGVYRMYAWVTPVVFDAHESLQGQLRAHGVSPGDIHTLLLSHFHADHIAGMRDFPQARLMASKTGWDAVRGLSGIAAVRQAFVPELLPADIADRLAFVESVPETALPAALQPFTTGRDVSGTGEIYIVELPGHAIGHLGAFVLQDGGWTLLASDAAWVPESFQQLRGPSELSFIIQHKRAPYYETLNRLHQLHQGGQAQIRITHEDTDDYAPVAGRS
- a CDS encoding F390 synthetase-related protein, which translates into the protein MKRIIWLLLSYWRTRRLRFADRAQLDAYQKKKLTAFMATLCARSRYFAPFRALPLAQWPTMNKALMLEHFDTMNTAGVRLAPAMEAAMAAERSRDFTPAVGDITVGLSSGTSSQRAVFTVSPREKAQWAGVMLAKALPDGLFSGERVALFLRANSNLYTAVRSPWLTFAFYDLFQPFDTLCAELVLYKPSVIVAPAQVLRQLALGVIEGTLALAPKKVISVAEVLEAQDRALITQAFGAVHEIYQATEGFLASSCDHGVLHLNEEYVHVEPQWLDEQQRRFVPVITDFTRITQPIVRYRLDDILLARATPCPCGRVTRAIDGIEGRCDDMLVLPATDGKNISVFADVLTRAFAQALPADGDYRLVQQGEATLQLHANQDDAALAALKAHLEGVLRGLGVAIERLDWAVSRDLPAFDPTMKRRRIRRVP
- a CDS encoding phosphatase PAP2 family protein, encoding MTLLTRLFYLLAGWGSVGLVYFSSDWLQGQGALLPHILPETLIDRAIAYSDAAIWLYLSFFILIPYTYLVVSPARVRWLARAMAVSALICGLVFLLYPTTLAYPPVGDGMGWSTQMLRMLQTMDSTQNCLPSLHGALTLLCAWALFERERPMRSLLAVLLTLGICYAIIALRRHVSIDLGAGLLVGLASGALAKMRVSSADRRDISPEIAP
- a CDS encoding sterol desaturase family protein; protein product: MTLNPFALTFVIMLAFVLAELLILKWVRKTPVPWKDVIFNLNSGHILMWVFRGVEVAAFALLLRHANLHIVDQWPVAAQWLFAFVAWDLCFYWMHRLHHKIPLLWAVHVVHHQGEHFNLSLGVRNSWYSSLTNFPFIAILAVLGLPLEIFVVISSLHYSVQFYNHNALVNKSGILDKIMVTPSHHRVHHGTDKRYINRNFGGTLLLWDKLFGSFQPELDGVEMRYGVKGTTPTHNPLLASNGKLFKWLRARFPDWQSRGVFHVPELYIGIGGVILFGLVIYYVNHEAAWTAAQQTTLFALIFAGTLALGGLSDARRWGAMAWIAICLALPLLFLFWQGARDAWGVIFMGLLLVHGLDGARRLWWPAPQEGTRA